In Pedobacter sp. W3I1, one DNA window encodes the following:
- a CDS encoding FAD-binding oxidoreductase: protein MSKVLIIGGGIVGLTSAYYLQKKGFEVTVLDKGDITDNCSFGNAGMIVPSHFVPLAAPGMIKQGIRWMFDSKSPFYVRPSLNGNLINWGLKFMKHATAKHVNQSAAPLRDLSLLSKKLYEGLAKEPDFEFELTNNGILAFYKTEKAGEEEAHLAARAIELGLDMAVLTADECRALQPDLKLDVLGAVHYRCDAHLYPTKLMNALLQYLLNNGVKIERNQEVDKIETVGNRIMKVFTGNTAWEADQYVLATGSWSPAVAKMADVKISIMPGKGYSFMEPEPQQRLTIPALLCEARVAITPMNGQIRYGGTMELDKINTRINMQRVKGIVESVPAYFPDLKPALPSEKDIWYGFRPSSPDGLPYIGRSEKRENLIIATGHGMMGLSLGPATGLLVSQIASGMATDLKMEPFAVVR from the coding sequence ATGTCGAAAGTATTAATTATAGGTGGTGGAATAGTAGGTTTAACTTCAGCATATTATCTGCAGAAAAAGGGCTTTGAAGTAACAGTTTTGGATAAAGGAGATATTACCGACAACTGCTCATTTGGTAATGCCGGGATGATTGTACCAAGCCATTTTGTACCCCTGGCTGCACCAGGTATGATAAAACAAGGTATCCGCTGGATGTTTGATAGCAAAAGCCCTTTTTATGTTCGCCCATCATTAAATGGAAACCTCATTAATTGGGGTTTGAAATTTATGAAACATGCTACGGCAAAACACGTAAATCAATCGGCAGCGCCATTACGCGATTTATCGTTACTGAGCAAAAAACTATATGAAGGCCTGGCAAAAGAGCCTGATTTCGAATTTGAATTAACCAATAATGGTATTCTGGCGTTCTATAAAACGGAAAAAGCAGGGGAAGAAGAAGCACATTTAGCTGCAAGAGCAATTGAGTTAGGCTTAGATATGGCTGTACTAACTGCTGACGAATGTCGCGCGTTACAGCCGGATTTAAAGTTAGATGTTTTAGGAGCGGTACATTATCGTTGCGATGCACATCTTTATCCAACAAAGTTGATGAATGCTTTGCTTCAATATTTATTAAACAATGGTGTTAAGATAGAACGTAATCAAGAAGTTGATAAAATTGAAACGGTTGGCAATCGCATTATGAAGGTTTTTACAGGTAATACCGCCTGGGAAGCCGATCAGTACGTTTTGGCAACGGGTTCGTGGTCGCCTGCTGTGGCTAAAATGGCCGACGTTAAAATCTCTATAATGCCAGGTAAAGGTTATTCTTTTATGGAACCGGAACCTCAGCAGCGTTTAACTATTCCGGCATTGCTCTGCGAAGCCAGAGTGGCCATAACACCAATGAACGGACAGATTAGATATGGTGGCACAATGGAGTTAGATAAGATTAATACCCGCATTAATATGCAAAGGGTTAAAGGTATTGTAGAATCGGTTCCAGCTTATTTTCCAGATTTAAAACCTGCACTTCCTTCAGAAAAAGATATCTGGTATGGTTTCCGTCCATCATCACCTGATGGTTTGCCTTATATTGGCAGAAGCGAAAAAAGAGAAAATCTAATTATCGCTACGGGCCACGGTATGATGGGTTTAAGTTTAGGCCCGGCAACGGGTTTGTTGGTTAGCCAGATTGCTTCAGGCATGGCTACCGACCTGAAAATGGAGCCATTCGCAGTAGTTCGATAA
- a CDS encoding AraC family transcriptional regulator produces MKVLPFTMLVPDDKSVISEHIELPYFYQYLHRHDEWQITYIEKGEGTLIAGNDMHAFRSGDIFVIGAKLPHLFKSNPEYFSADNNKTIKACSIYFNPNGILAALFNLPEMKMASGFLAKNKHGFKIPAAFTKNMVTKMFNVHQASGVDVLFNFLKLVNSLQDLNENVESLCSDMYSSNVTENEGMRLSKIINFITENYNNQISLEDVANAAFMTPQAFCRYFKKHTGHTFVSFLNEVRINDACKSLISGEKADCISGVAYKAGFNSITNFNRVFKSIIGQSPRAYIDTYNNVSRVSYIGA; encoded by the coding sequence ATGAAAGTATTACCATTTACCATGCTTGTTCCTGATGACAAGAGTGTGATATCGGAACATATTGAACTTCCATATTTTTACCAGTATCTGCACCGACATGATGAATGGCAGATTACTTATATTGAAAAAGGAGAGGGGACGTTAATTGCGGGGAATGATATGCATGCCTTCCGCTCGGGCGATATTTTTGTAATTGGAGCCAAACTTCCACATCTTTTTAAAAGCAACCCCGAATATTTTTCTGCTGATAACAATAAAACGATCAAAGCATGCTCTATTTACTTTAATCCTAACGGTATTTTAGCCGCTTTATTCAATCTTCCAGAAATGAAGATGGCAAGTGGTTTTTTAGCTAAAAACAAACATGGTTTCAAAATCCCTGCTGCTTTTACTAAAAATATGGTAACCAAAATGTTTAATGTTCACCAGGCATCAGGAGTTGATGTGTTGTTTAACTTTTTGAAATTGGTTAACAGCCTCCAGGATTTAAACGAAAATGTAGAATCCTTGTGTTCGGATATGTACTCTTCAAATGTAACCGAGAATGAAGGTATGCGATTGAGTAAGATCATTAACTTCATCACTGAAAACTACAATAATCAAATTTCATTAGAAGATGTAGCCAATGCTGCGTTTATGACTCCTCAGGCCTTCTGCAGGTATTTTAAGAAACATACCGGACATACTTTCGTATCTTTTTTAAATGAGGTGAGAATTAACGATGCCTGCAAAAGCCTTATTTCAGGAGAAAAAGCCGATTGCATTTCAGGAGTGGCCTATAAAGCTGGCTTCAATAGCATTACCAATTTTAACCGGGTATTTAAAAGTATTATTGGTCAGTCACCAAGAGCATATATCGATACCTATAATAATGTAAGCAGGGTGAGCTATATAGGCGCTTAA
- a CDS encoding DUF885 family protein produces the protein MQNKLNFFALLLIVSLLSGPLVFAQTSNESLYEQTSEMGTLIVGYQRDVDAINDFYYPYSAGGTYSFPMTTFKSPEQRKRLQDINNDYFSKLKSAKFEGFSVYGKVDYILLKKQIESSVWLLGKEETEYNALSKYFTFADAIYALEKLRRRGTYKEGSLLAAQMDEIAKQIDILNLNFKKGILKPDQLKMAAAITLSLKHRLKGFYQFYMDYEPGFTWWAPKPYQKLDLALTNYAKLFNDSGDAVPAAKLDKPEIKGTPIGREELIRQLNAELIPYTPEELIKLAEKEFKFCDEELLKASAAMGFGNDWKKAQEKIKNSYVPLGKQPELIVKLQDDALSFIKANDLINIPALAEETWGMVMMSAERQLVNPFFTGGREISISYPTNSMEEDDKLMSMRGNNPYFSRGTVQHELLPGHHYQYFINNRYKSYREPFKTPFSVEGWPLYWELLLYDKGFAKTPEEKMGMLFWRMHRCARILFSLNFHLGKWTPQQCVDFLVDRVGHERANAEGEVRRSFKGDYSPLYQVAYLTGGLQLFALKKELVDSGKMSYKAFHDAVIKENLIPVEMIRATLTNQSLTRDFTTSWHFYDQLK, from the coding sequence ATGCAAAACAAATTAAACTTTTTTGCCCTTTTGTTAATCGTAAGCCTGTTATCAGGCCCTTTAGTATTCGCTCAAACATCAAATGAAAGTTTGTATGAACAAACCAGCGAAATGGGTACGCTGATAGTGGGTTACCAAAGGGATGTTGATGCGATTAACGATTTCTACTATCCTTATTCCGCAGGGGGCACTTATTCCTTTCCGATGACTACTTTTAAAAGTCCGGAGCAAAGAAAACGCCTGCAGGATATCAATAATGATTACTTCAGCAAATTAAAGTCGGCCAAATTTGAAGGATTCAGCGTTTATGGTAAAGTAGATTATATTCTTCTTAAAAAACAGATCGAATCTTCTGTCTGGCTCTTAGGTAAAGAGGAAACAGAGTATAATGCCCTGTCGAAGTATTTTACCTTTGCCGATGCGATTTATGCCCTCGAAAAATTAAGAAGAAGAGGTACTTATAAAGAAGGCTCTTTATTGGCGGCCCAGATGGACGAAATTGCGAAGCAGATTGATATCCTAAATCTAAATTTTAAGAAAGGAATACTCAAACCCGATCAGCTTAAAATGGCAGCTGCCATAACCTTGAGTTTAAAACACCGGTTAAAGGGGTTTTACCAGTTCTATATGGATTATGAACCTGGTTTTACCTGGTGGGCGCCTAAACCATACCAAAAATTAGACCTTGCCTTAACTAATTACGCTAAACTTTTTAACGATAGCGGAGATGCTGTTCCTGCTGCAAAATTAGATAAACCAGAAATTAAGGGAACCCCCATTGGAAGGGAAGAACTGATCAGGCAATTAAATGCAGAGCTTATTCCATATACACCTGAAGAACTGATTAAGCTTGCCGAAAAAGAATTTAAGTTTTGCGATGAGGAGCTTTTGAAAGCGTCAGCAGCAATGGGCTTCGGAAATGACTGGAAAAAAGCGCAGGAAAAAATCAAGAACAGCTACGTGCCCTTAGGTAAACAACCAGAGCTGATTGTAAAATTACAGGATGATGCCTTAAGCTTTATAAAAGCCAACGATCTAATCAATATTCCGGCATTGGCAGAAGAAACCTGGGGTATGGTAATGATGTCGGCTGAACGACAGCTGGTAAATCCATTTTTTACCGGTGGACGGGAAATCAGCATTTCTTATCCAACAAATTCGATGGAGGAAGATGATAAGTTAATGAGTATGCGGGGTAATAATCCTTATTTTTCAAGAGGAACGGTACAGCACGAACTCTTACCTGGTCATCATTACCAGTATTTTATCAATAACCGTTATAAAAGTTATCGCGAACCTTTTAAAACGCCCTTTAGCGTAGAAGGCTGGCCGCTATACTGGGAGCTTTTACTGTACGATAAAGGTTTCGCCAAAACGCCTGAAGAAAAAATGGGAATGCTTTTCTGGCGCATGCACCGTTGCGCAAGGATTCTTTTTTCGCTAAACTTTCATCTGGGTAAATGGACGCCTCAACAATGTGTCGATTTTCTGGTTGATCGGGTAGGGCACGAACGCGCCAATGCAGAAGGCGAAGTGCGCAGGTCTTTCAAAGGTGATTATAGCCCTTTGTACCAGGTAGCTTACCTTACCGGTGGTCTCCAGCTTTTTGCCCTGAAAAAAGAATTGGTTGATAGTGGTAAGATGAGCTATAAAGCTTTTCACGATGCGGTGATTAAAGAAAATTTAATTCCTGTAGAGATGATCAGGGCTACTTTAACCAATCAGTCCTTAACACGCGATTTTACAACCTCCTGGCATTTTTACGATCAGCTTAAATAA